AAGATAGGCTTTCTTGCCCACTGCAGGAGGAACACGAGcatctgctgcaggcagctgcggagcaggcagaggggctggaacaCAGTCTGAGGAAtgctgaagctgtgctggcagagagggCAGCTCAGCTCAGAGATGCCCAGGTGAGTGCAAGAGGGGCCAGTGctgtgtgtccctgcctgtcTGGTACCCCTGCATGGGATGCTGAACCTGAAgtctcctgttcctgctgtaGGCCCAACTCTCCAGGAACAAACTATTGATTGAAGAGCTCTGTGGAGAGAACAGGAGGTTTGCAATGGCCCTGCAGGCTGCTGAGCTGAAGCAGAAGAGCATGGAGGAGAAGAACCAGCTGTTGGAGGAGCAAGCCTCAGCTCTGAAGCAGCTTATTGGAAAAATCACACCAGCATCTCTGAGTGGATGATGGGACATCTGCAGTGGCAGCCCCTGGTCCTGGCTGGGGTTGGTCAGGTGCAGAATGGGAGGTATGGCTGGGTTGGGAAATCAGCCTTGTCCTCTCTGGTCTTGCCAGGATTTTCCTGTGCAGAAAATAGCAAATGGGGAGCCCAGAGTCCTTTAAGGAAATTGGTCCTGTGGATAGCTGAATTTTCcaactgaaagcagcagctttggtgCCTTTCTCAGTGGCAGTGTGCTGTTAGGTCAGGTCTGTCTCAGGGCAGCCATCTCACAGGATTTTCTTTGGCACAGTGTTTGGTGGTGATGCAGGTGCTTCCTCTCTGCAGAAGGTTGATATTGGAGCCACAGTTACATCTCAAAAGCCAGGGCAGATGGGCTTGCAGGTCCCTGTGCTTGGCTCACTCCGAGCAGGAAAGCTGAGTTGTGGCATAAAGATGTTTGTAATGTTACAGCACCTCCTGCCATCCCCAGTCTGCTCTGTATTTCAGTAACCTTGCCCAACTGCTGCTGAACATCTATTCCTGACAGCTCCTCCTAAAGCCTGAGCATGGGATCCAAAGCCAACCAGATTGTTGcctctgcagtgagcaggaCAGAGCAATGCTGTAGTGCCCCAGGCATTTATCCTGTTCCTGCATTCTTCCCTGTTTGCTTTTTCAGGTCCAGTCTGAGATGGGGCCTAAGCAAACCTCTAGTCTTACTTAGGGCTAATGTTTTTCCAAGTGTTCTCTCAGACACTGTGCAATTAGGAGAACAAGACAGGGAAAGCAGTTCTTCAGccttgttctggttttgtgctAACTGGAATCCTTAAAATCCTCTGCTCCCTTTCCCACCCCTACTCCAAGTAGCCCCTAGGCCCTGCCAGAGCAGTGCTCTGGGATAAGAGATTCTTCAGAGGAACAGAGGCACAGCCAAGCACACTGGGAAAAACCCAGGCCCATGGCCCAGACTGCAGTGATCATTCACACAGCGCCTCAAGAAACAACATTTATGGGTCTCTGATGGGGGACAAGGCTTCATGTCTAATCCTGGAAAGAACCTTGTGCAGCCTTATCTGACACTTGGAGGAGCAGTTCTACTGAGGCACTTAAATAACCATCGCACTGCAGGGTCAGGATGGCTTTGGCTGGAGAGCTGGATCAGAGTGCTGAATGAACACCACATTAACTCTTAAAACCCAAGAGACTGAGGCTGAAGCAGTTCTTTATTTTGCAACCATGGAGCTTTCCTGGCTTCTAGAGCCCAGCCAGTCGGTATCTTACTCCCACATGCACAGTGTGAACAAAGAACTACTCCAAACAAAAATGCACTCACAAACCCTGGTTGTAGCTGTGGGGCTTGGATAAAGCCCCCCCACTATCCTGGATTCCCAGGATTGCTACATTACCAGTATGCACCCTTTGCTCATGAAGAGCTGTGGTTTTAAGGCATCAAAGGCTGTTAGGAGGAGTGGCAGGGTGCCACTGCAGAAATACTGATGTGTCTGAAGTCCTGCACACACCAGAGCTCAGTCCCCATCGTGGGCAGGCCACCAAGCAAGAGttgtccctcctgtcctgcaCACTTAGGACAGAACGTGCTCCAGGACTCCTTGTCTGATCAACTGCTCGCATTTCCAGCGGGGTAAAAAGTgctgcacagaaacacagaaaaaccctCCTTGAAGTTGTTGGATTTGTTGCTGCACACAACCAGCtctgtttgctgtgctgtaTTTCCAGTGCCTCATGGTACCAGatcaggcagagctgcagtctGGACCATGCAGACAGCACGTGCAAgaagctgtgtgtgcagggactGGGACATGCTGCAAGGCCAGGATAAGCAGGGGGATGTCATGGGagtgaaagggaaggaagagaacagACCACACTCCTGTCACAGGTACCTGGCTGTTCTTTTTCAGCAGGATGGTAGTGCCATCATCGATCTCAAACTCCCCGTGGTCTCTTAAACACCGCACCTGCAAAGTGGAAACACAGCTCTGTAAGAGTccattgaaaaaaaccaaccacccCCCTTGCTAACactcctcagcacaggaacatGGTTTCTAGTTGGTCTAATTAGTTAAGCTTCTGCAGAAAGCTGCAAAAACCTCTTCCTGGATAGTTCACCCCACTACAAACTCCCTGCAGACTAGAAATGCCACCTTTCAATGTACTATGTGCCCTCAGTATGAGGAGTAAAATGCTGGCAGGCAGAGTAAAACACAGAAACCTGTGAAAACTTTGGAACTCTGAAAGGCTTTGCTTGATGAACTGAATTGGGACAGGGATGAAATGCTCGAAAAGAGATGGTCAAGAAAAGGTTTATTCACAGATAGAAACCAGAAATCTTACACTTACTTCAATGTACAAGCTTTTAGGAGGTTTAATGTCCTGTGTGAGATCCagcccctcctctcctcctacTGACCTCATGTAGGTAGCCAGAGACTTTTTGTACCGATTGAACCACTCCACCTGTGGACATTAACAGGGTTGTACCCACAGATGATGAACACACACAAATAagtatttacagaaaaacatgTTAAGTGTCATGTTTATAGTGGGGGGAAGACTACTCTGTTTTGATTGTACTAAATAATCCTCCAGGAGGAATAAATGGAAAGAGGGGAAGAGTTTGAAACAAGGCTGACTCACTTCCTCAGCCGACATGTGGAACTGGATGGTGTTGGGCAGAACGCTGCCATACTCCCACCTCAGTGCTCGGATCCGCAGCAACCGGTCGTACCTAAGGGAAGAAATGGGGCAAACCCAGCATCTCCGCTGAGGTGAGTGCTGGCAACATCCCCAGGCAACACTGATACCTAGTAATCTAAACTTTTAAAGaacaggaggaagcagagcctTCTCTTTGTGGTGATATCAGCAATGAACACAAGGAGAAACAGCTCCACAGCTGCCTTGCTGCTCGTGGAAAAGCCACCTGCCCCTGCCGAGAGTCCCAACACCCTGTCCCTGGGGACCCTGCGCCGGCAGGGATGAACCAAGGGGCGGCGGCCACCCCCCGTCGCACTCACAGGTAGGCCAGGAGGCAGCGCTGGTTCCggagcaggcagcagtgccGGAACCGGATGAGGAAAATCAGGTCCGTCCGTCCCGACTTCGCTTCGGACCTGGGGGATGTGGGGACGGAGAAAGAGGAGTAGGAGAAGGGCTGCGGGCCGGGGAGCAGCACCACCCGTGCTCTGCGGGACGCGCCGGGACCAGGCGCCCAACTCACACGTCCGCCTGGTTCCGCTCGTAGAGCGCCCGCATCTCCTCCAGCGCCTGCCGCAGCTCCTCCGTCTGCAACAGCGGACACAGTCAGCGAGAGCGGGCCGccggccgggcccgccccggTGTTCCCGGAGCCCCCCGCTCACCCGGAAGGGCGGGAGGTGCCCGCCGGCCGGGCCCACCCCGGTGTTCCCGGAGCCCCCCGCTCACCCGGAAGGGCGGGAGGTGCCCGCCGGCCGGGCCCACCCCGGTGTTCCCGGAGCCCCCCGCTCACCCGGAAGGGCGGGAGGTGCCCGCCGGCCGGGCCCACCCCGGTGTTCCCGGAGCCCCCCGCTCACCCGGAAGGGCGGGAGGTGCCCGCCGGCCGGGCCCACCCCGGTGTTCCCGGAGCCCCCCGCTCACCCGGAAGGGCGGGAGGTGCCCGCCGGCGGCGCGGTGCAGCTCCCGCACCAGCTCCATGCCCCGCTCCGCCGCCATCGCGCCGGCCGCGCGCGCGGGAAACCCGCCCGCGCACCAGCCAATGGCGGTAGGGGCGGTGCCGACCGCAGCCAATGGGGGACGAGGGGCGGGGCTTGGAGGCGGAACCACGTctcccgcggccccgcccccgccgttACCTGCGCTGAGTTGTGCCGGTCTCGACGGCCGTGGGTGACAGCGCTGCGGCTTTCGGGCGCCGCTGGTGACACTCTTGGGGTCACGCTGAGAGCCCCCGAGCGGCTGAAGCTAAAATTAGAATTTCTACCGCACACTTGCCTCTAGCAAGCCTGTTTCCCCCAGTCCTCTGGATCGTTTGCGGGGTGCCGCACCGCACTGCCACTGGCAGCCTCCTCCCCGTGCTACCACCGCCCTTCCCATTGCATTTTCCCCCTTTGGCAGCCTTCAAACCCGAAGCATGCCAACactaaagggagaaaaaggaaaaaaaaaaaggatacgtttgtggatgggatgggatgggaatttTTTTAGCACTAGAAGCTCTGGAAAGAAATTCAATAGCCCAGGACCACAGCTTGTCCTGCTCCAGGAATTCTTTTCTGTGGCCGTGTGTTTCTCACGGTTACTAGACATAAAAAATGAGCAGCGTTTCGTGTGCAACTGCAGCCCGGATTGGAAGAGTGGGGAGAGCACGGTGGGGCTCTCACAGCACGGCTGAGACACCTCGGCGTGGTTCGTGTGCCCGAGACATTTCTGCTGCTCGTGTTCAGGACGATGCGGCAGCTGCGCAGCTGAGCAGGGACCGTGTCTGAGTCTGGCAGGAGTGTTTTAACGATCCCAACAACtgttttatttgggattttagGCATGGGGGCGGAAATGTCCAGAAATGCTCCAGTCGTCTGCCAGCTGGAGATGGGCTTCTGCGGGTCTGTTCCCCAGCCCGAGCTGTTTCCTGGCCgcactgtgctgctgccagttGTGTCTGCAGGgacccccacccctccctgcctcccacccAGCCTGGGGCACGGCAGAGGTGCGGGGCCTGAGGAAGGCGCTGTGAGGTGCCGGGTCCCCAGAGCGCTGTCGCTGCAGGAGCGTCACGTCTGGCTTGTCATTAATCATCGCCTTCTGCAGTGATAATGGCCCATCCGAGCCAGGAGAGATAATAGCAATAAACAGACATCCCGAATGCCAACTGTCGCTGCTGAAAATTGGTTGTTGCCTCTTGCCGAGGGATAGAAATGTAGCTGAGCCTTGATTGAAAATTGCCGGGGAAGCTGCCTTATCTTACTGCTTTGCCAGATTAAAAAAGCCTCATACATAAGAATAGACCAAATGAATGAAGAATTTACAAACATCTATATTTTGTGTTAGGAATTGTGTTAAAATTAGGAAAACAGCTGAAGACACTGATTTATACAACTGTGACTATTTCAGGCAATGAAGGTTTACACATCACAGTTTAACAAGATAAAAGATCTCCCACAAAATACATAGATGACAGACAACTCATCTGAATTTGACATAACACAGCATCAAGTACACATGTAATGTGATGAACAGTGCCAGGTCATTCCCCAGTTAGGTAACATACAACCTCTTGAATAAGGCAATTCAAATATAACTCTTAATTCAAATCACAACATACCCAGGCAGCATGCagggaaaagtaatttattttgtatattgGAATGACACAACTTGCAACATGTTTCCATTTTATGTAGTTAGAGCAACAGGATATAAACCATtcaaataatatatatatatatatatttatatatatctcAAGTCAACAGTTGTCTTTACTGGAATAAAGATTATCTGtttttggtaaaaataaaactatttgaATTCACTAATTAACAAAATGCACAGTGATCAGAAACCCAATTCTTCTCACCATTGTCTTCCCTGGCTCGCTTGCGGTTCCCTGTGACGCAGCAGCTGCGCAGCCCCGGATTCAGAGAGCTCTTGCACAGAGGAACAAAGATTCCCTGGCACGTGGTTCCCACGGCTGCAGAGTGTGCCACCCACACCCCACGGACAGCAGTTCTCCCATCACACCCGTCACACCTTATGGCTTGGAAACTGCTTTTCCCATCTCCGTTCCCAATAAAACACACACGTGCCTGACCTAGGGGGAGTCAAAAGTTGAATTGCTTGTGGAAACACATTCACTGGAACAgggcttttatttccttttttaaccaGTTAATTCGTCCAGACCTTTATGACCAAGACATTCAAGAAACTGTGAATCTgctcagaagggaaaaaagtctgAGCCAAAAATCTCTTTGAAGTGGTGGAGCCTAACAGACGTGGCTGAGGATTTATTTCCACCGCAGCAGACCTGGGGATCACAGAGGATAATGAAGGCTTTCCCTAGTATTGAAAAGTTCTTTCAAAAGGGAGAAatgaagaagggaaagaagattATTCtctataataaaaaaaaaaaaaaggtaatttctaAAAGACTTGTCTAGGCAGCTTCTCCATGCTAAAAGGCTCTACTTCCCCCTGTTTTAACTGGATACCTGCAGGGACAGATCCTCTTGCTAAAGTATCGTGTCCCCTGGTGGCTGggtgtcccctgccctgcccccgTGTGAGGAAGGGGACAGATCTGG
The window above is part of the Corvus moneduloides isolate bCorMon1 chromosome 3, bCorMon1.pri, whole genome shotgun sequence genome. Proteins encoded here:
- the GINS1 gene encoding DNA replication complex GINS protein PSF1 isoform X1: MAAERGMELVRELHRAAGGHLPPFRTEELRQALEEMRALYERNQADVSEAKSGRTDLIFLIRFRHCCLLRNQRCLLAYLYDRLLRIRALRWEYGSVLPNTIQFHMSAEEVEWFNRYKKSLATYMRSVGGEEGLDLTQDIKPPKSLYIEVRCLRDHGEFEIDDGTTILLKKNSQHFLPRWKCEQLIRQGVLEHVLS
- the GINS1 gene encoding DNA replication complex GINS protein PSF1 isoform X2 codes for the protein MRALYERNQADVSEAKSGRTDLIFLIRFRHCCLLRNQRCLLAYLYDRLLRIRALRWEYGSVLPNTIQFHMSAEEVEWFNRYKKSLATYMRSVGGEEGLDLTQDIKPPKSLYIEVRCLRDHGEFEIDDGTTILLKKNSQHFLPRWKCEQLIRQGVLEHVLS